One Tripterygium wilfordii isolate XIE 37 chromosome 10, ASM1340144v1, whole genome shotgun sequence DNA segment encodes these proteins:
- the LOC120006799 gene encoding thioredoxin H8-like has protein sequence MEAKLAYERGNGFSHKRVSTSMVVLVHSLDLWKSYIAASKLKNKLLVIEFTATWCGPCRYLEPAMTEFAAKYSTDVDFIKIDVDDLPVVAQQFEASVLPAVVLVKDAKEVDRVEGVKKDELQKKIEKHRK, from the exons ATGGAAGCTAAGTTGGCATATGAGCGTGGGAATGGATTCTCGCACAAAAGGGTATCGACATCTATGGTTGTCCTTGTGCATTCTTTGGATCTATGGAAGTCCTACATTGCTGCCTCCAAACTCAAAAATAAGCTG TTGGTGATTGAATTCACTGCTACATGGTGCGGACCATGCCGATACTTGGAACCAGCTATGACTGAGTTTGCTGCTAAATATAGCACTGATGTTGATTTTATCAAGATTGACGTCGACGACTTGCCG GTCGTGGCGCAGCAATTCGAAGCAAGTGTACTCCCGGCAGTTGTACTGGTTAAAGATGCCAAAGAAGTTGATCGCGTTGAGGGGGTCAAGAAAGATGAACTGCAGAAGAAGATTGAGAAACACAGGAAATGA